A genomic stretch from Primulina huaijiensis isolate GDHJ02 chromosome 14, ASM1229523v2, whole genome shotgun sequence includes:
- the LOC140957693 gene encoding uncharacterized protein, which produces MGEILMFSQSSLLQGSRHQLGTSRKVQLHVDRKQAFSVGAVALSFVPTSLKKVRTGSLYWEDKAGFIRDSKMPTTFPVCSVGTGSDILPDSGGSNDNFSGGSGNGGGGSGNGGNDNKDKGGPDENAGHASGDAKKVGMSMSQKLTLGYAALVGVGGAMGYMKGGSKKSLISGGLSALVLYAVYSILPTNPVLASCLGLGLSLSLLVVMGSRFKSSGKIFPAGVVSLVSLVMSGGYLHGILRSMH; this is translated from the coding sequence ATGGGAGAAATCTTAATGTTTTCGCAGTCCTCATTACTGCAAGGATCTCGTCATCAATTGGGCACTTCGAGGAAAGTACAACTTCATGTTGATCGCAAGCAAGCGTTCTCAGTTGGAGCTGTGGCTCTGAGTTTTGTCCCGACAAGCTTGAAGAAAGTAAGAACTGGTTCTCTTTATTGGGAGGATAAAGCTGGTTTTATCAGAGATTCAAAAATGCCAACCACATTTCCTGTTTGTTCTGTTGGGACAGGCAGTGATATTTTACCAGATTCTGGTGGTTCGAATGACAATTTTAGTGGTGGTAGTGGTAATGGAGGTGGTGGAAGTGGCAATGGTGGTAATGATAATAAGGATAAGGGGGGACCAGATGAAAATGCCGGTCACGCCAGTGGCGACGCCAAGAAAGTAGGCATGTCAATGTCCCAGAAACTCACACTTGGGTATGCTGCCTTGGTTGGAGTTGGTGGTGCGATGGGCTATATGAAAGGTGGAAGCAAGAAGTCATTGATTTCTGGCGGACTGTCAGCTCTTGTATTGTATGCTGTTTACAGTATTCTTCCAACAAACCCTGTTTTGGCATCGTGCCTCGGCCTTGGTCTATCGCTTTCTCTCCTCGTAGTGATGGGTTCTCGCTTTAAGAGTTCAGGAAAGATCTTTCCAGCTGGTGTTGTCTCCTTAGTATCACTAGTCATGAGTGGTGGCTATTTGCATGGAATATTACGTAGTATGCACTAA
- the LOC140956913 gene encoding coatomer subunit beta'-2-like, with product MPLRLEIKRKLAQRSERVKCVDLHPSEPWMLASLYSGTVCIWNYQTQTMVKSFEVTELPVRSAKFIARKQWVVAGADDMFVRVYNYNTMDKVKVFEAHTDYIRCVAVHPTLPYVLSSSDDMLIKLWDWEKGWVCTQIFEGHSHYVMQVTFNPKDTNTFASASLDRTIKIWNLGSPDPNFTLDAHLKGVNCVDYFTGGDKPYLITGSDDHTAKVWDYQTKSCVQTLEGHTHNVSAVCFHPELPIIITGSEDGTVRIWHATTYRLENTLNYGLERVWAIGYMKGSRRVVIGYDEGSIMVKLGREVPVASMDNSGKVIWAKHNEIQTVNIKSVGADYEVADGERFPLAVKELGTCDIYPQSLKHNPNGRFVVVCGDGEYIIYTALAWRNRSFGSALEIVWSTEGEYTVRESTSKIKIFSKNFQEKKSIRPTFSAEHIYGGTLLAMCSNDFICFYDWAECRLIRRIDVNVKNLYWADSGDMVAIASDTSFYILKFNRDVVSAHLNSGRSTDEQGVEDAFELLYEINERVRTGLWVGDCFIYNNSSWRLNYCVGGEVTTMFHLDRPMYLLGYLANQSRVFLIDKEFNVIGYTLLLSLIEYKTLVMRGDLEKANEVLPSIPKEHHNSVARFLESRGMIEDALEVATDPDYRFELAVQLGKLEIAKEIAAVAQSESKWKQLGELAMSTGMLEMAEECLKKANDLSGLLLLYSSLGNADGITELASLAKEHGKNNVAFLCLFMLGKLEECLQLLVDCNRIPEAALMARSYLPSKVSEIVALWRKDLNKINQKAAESLADPEEYPNLFEDWQIALSVEAKAGETRGTYPSAAEYVHHTDRSTASLVEIFRNMQMDEDEPLENGDLDHEVAEQNGDELEDEQGEAQAEGHDEGQDEAFVVDADSTDSAVLVNGNEAEEDWGTNNAGKPSA from the exons ATG CCTCTCAGACTAGAAATCAAG AGGAAACTTGCTCAAAGATCAGAAAGAGTGAAATGTGTGGATCTGCACCCGTCGGAACCATG GATGTTGGCAAGTCTGTATTCAGGGACTGTTTGCATTTGGAACTATCAGACCCAG ACAATGGTTAAGTCTTTTGAGGTTACGGAACTACCAG TTAGGTCTGCAAAGTTCATAGCACGTAAACAGTGGGTTGTTGCTGGTGCTGATGACATGTTCGTTCGTGTGTACAATTACAATACAATGGATAAAGTCAAAGTATTTGAAGCTCATACTGATTATATTAGATGTGTGGCTGTTCATCCCACTCTTCCGTATGTGCTTTCATCCTCTGATGACATGCTCATAAAACTCTGGGACTGGGAAAAGGGGTGGGTATGCACTCAAATATTCGAGGGTCATTCCCATTATGTTATGCAAGTAACATTCAATCCGAAGGATACCAACACTTTTGCAAGTGCATCCCTTGATCGCACAATTAAG aTCTGGAATCTTGGATCCCCAGACCCAAATTTTACTCTTGATGCCCATCTAAAAGGAGTCAATTGTGTAGATTATTTTACTGGCGGGGATAAACCTTATCTAATCACTGGTTCTGATGATCACACTGCTAAG GTTTGGGATTATCAGACAAAAAGCTGTGTCCAGACATTAGAGGGTCACACACACAATGTTTCTGCGGTTTGTTTCCACCCTGAACTTCCGATTATAATAACTGGTTCTGAGGATGGTACAGTTCGTATATGGCATGCTACCACGTATAG ACTTGAGAACACATTGAATTATGGTCTCGAGAGGGTTTGGGCAATTGGCTACATGAAAGGTTCAAGACG GGTTGTTATTGGCTATGATGAAGGATCCATTATGGTAAAGCTCGGTCGGGAAGTACCAGTTGCTAGTATGGACAATAGTGGAAAAGTCATCTGGGCTAAGCATAACGAGATTCAGACGGTCAATATTAAAAGTGTTGGAGCTGATTACGAG GTTGCTGATGGAGAAAGATTTCCATTGGCTGTTAAGGAATTGGGTACTTGTGACATCTACCCACAG AGCTTAAAGCATAACCCCAATGGGAGGTTTGTTGTTGTTTGTGGAGATGGCGAATACATTATTTACACAGCTTTGGCTTGGAGAAACAGGTCATTTGGCTCTGCATTGGAAATTGTGTGGTCAACCGAAGGAGAATACACTGTGAGAGAAAGTACATCAAAAATTAAGATCTTCAGTAAAAATTTCCag GAGAAGAAAAGCATCCGTCCTACATTTTCCGCTGAGCACATATATGGAGGAACTTTATTGGCAATGTGTTCAAATGATTTTATTTGTTTCTACGATTGGGCTGAATGCAGGTTGATACGACGAATTGACGTGAATGTCAAA AATCTTTACTGGGCTGACAGCGGGGATATGGTGGCTATTGCGAGTGACACATCATTCTACATACTTAAGTTTAAT CGTGATGTGGTTTCTGCACATCTGAATAGTGGAAGATCCACTGATGAACAAGGTGTGGAAGATGCTTTTGAGCTTCTTTATGAAATTAATGAACGTGTAAGGACTGGACTTTGGGTTGGGGATTGTTTTATTTACAACAACTCTTCCtggagactcaattattgtgtAGGTGGTGAG GTGACAACAATGTTTCATTTAGACCGGCCAATGTACTTACTTGGATATCTTGCGAACCAGAGCCGCGTTTTTCTCATCGACAAAGAATTCAA TGTTATAGGATATACTTTATTGCTCAGCTTGATTGAGTATAAAACTCTTGTAATGCGTGGTGATCTGGAAAAGGCAAACGAGGTTTTACCATCAATCCCAAAGGAACATCATAACAG TGTGGCTCGCTTCTTGGAATCCCGAGGAATGATAGAAGATGCCCTAGAAGTTGCCACTGATCCGGATTACCGATTTGAGTTAGCCGTACAGCTGGGTAAACTAGAAATTGCAAAG GAAATTGCTGCAGTAGCTCAGAGCGAATCTAAATGGAAGCAACTGGGTGAATTAGCTATGTCTACTGGAATG TTAGAGATGGCTGAGGAATGTTTGAAGAAAGCAAATGATTTGAGTGGTTTGTTGCTACTCTATTCTTCTCTGGGAAATGCCGACGGAATTACTGAACTTGCATCTCTTGCCAAAGAGCATGGGAAAAATAATGTTGCATTCCTCTGTCTCTTTATGTTGGGTAAATTGGAAGAATGCCTTCAGCTATTGGTTGACTG CAATCGGATACCTGAAGCTGCATTGATGGCTCGTTCTTACCTCCCAAGTAAGGTGTCAGAAATTGTTGCGCTGTGGAGAAAGGACCTCAATAAG ATTAATCAGAAAGCTGCTGAATCTCTTGCTGACCCTGAAGAATATCCAAATTTATTTGAAGATTGGCAGATTGCACTTTCTGTTGAAGCTAAAGCTGGTGAAACACG GGGTACATATCCTTCAGCTGCCGAATATGTGCACCACACTGATAGATCAACTGCAAGTCTTGTAGAAATTTTTAGAAATATGCAAATGGATGAAGACGAACCACTGGAAAATGGAGACTTGGATCACGAG GTTGCCGAGCAGAATGGAGATGAATTGGAAGACGAGCAAGGTGAAGCACAGGCGGAAGGGCATGACGAGGGTCAAGATGAGGCTTTTGTGGTGGATGCTGACTCTACAGATAGTGCTGTACTTGTTAACGGAAATGAAGCAGAGGAAGATTGGGGTACGAATAATGCAGGAAAACCATCAGCCTAA